gctctctgccctttaccaatccagccacgggcccatcaagactcactctcatttcatcagtccataaaaccttagaaaaatcagtcttgagatatttcttggcccagtcttgacgtttcagcttgtgtgtcttgttcagtggtggtcgtctttcagcctttcttaccttggccatgtctctgagtattgcacaccttgtgcttttgggcactccagtgatgttgcagctctgaaatatggccaaactggtggcaagtgggatcttggcagctgcacgcttgatttttctcagttcatgggcagttattttgcgccttggtttttccacacgcttcttgcgaccctgttgactattttgaatgaaacgcttgattgttcaatgatcacgcttcagaagctttgcaattttaagactgctgcatccctctgcaagatatctcactatttttgacttttctgagcctgtcaagtccttcttttgacccattttgccaaagtaaaggaagttgcctaataattatgcacacctgatatagggtgttgatgtcattagaccacaccccttctcattacagagatgcacatcacctaatatgcttaattggtagtaggctttcgagcctatacagcttggagtaagacaacatgcatgaagaggatgatgtggacaaaatactcatttgcctaataattctgcactccctgtacataaTAATGGAAAAGGATGGTTTCTTTCTTCTCTGCCAACTTCAGAGGTGGAAAATTATTGGAACAAGGTGGTGGGTTTCACATTGCTTGAATCTGCATCACCTGCAATTGATAGTTAGATTGAAGCAGGGGGAGAAAAGTGCCCACTTGGCTTGACGGGCATTGAGGTTTTAGCTGCCAACAGGTAAGAGAGAATTTTGTGTCTGTCCATACAACCAGTGGATACCCTGTCCCCTCCAACCAATGCCATTCTTCCATCGCCAGCTAAATAGAGAGCAATTCCTGTTTACCAAAATTATAGTTTCCTTCTGGAGCACACAGATGCATTTGACCTTCAGATTGCTGAGAAACAACAGTCCTGACCCCAGAATCCGAGGCATCCACCTTCATAATGAATGGTTGGAGAGATCAGGCTGGACCAGGATCCAGCCTTGGTGGGATTcaataccaagtaaaattcaggcTGGTATTGGCGATACTGATCCGATACAGATACTTTGCATAAAAACTTAATGTGTTtggaaaatcaaaatcaaaagtagtgTATTTCAAACCGTATTCGGAAATACGACTGTATAATGACTACAAGACATCAGAATATTGTTCTTCTTGTTTAATTATGAAAAATTCACACAAGAACTAAAAAGATCTGAAGTCTATtcctacattttaaaatattcactttccaatcaaaaacaaatgtgaCTGATTGAAAATAGtaaagctgagaaaaaaaattatagatAGCCTACATGTCATTGTCTATATAGCTTATGTATGaaatattttgagtttttttaaaagcatacaaTGACTgttttactgtatattttatatttacctAGTCTATATAATCCACTGTAAATACTCTGCAATTTGAACAAATGGGATTCTGCAGTTTTAAGAACGCGGTGAATTCCTATCATTTGAACATAGACACAAAGCCTAGACACaaagtctctcctcctcctccacttccCCTCATAATATTCTGTGTTACAatttacttttgtttgtgtttgacaAGGTTTGTGGCCTTGCCACACGTGTCACAAACCGCGTCTTTGCTGTTTGTGGAGCTCAAATAGCCCCACACGCACCTCTGCTAAGTCAACTGAACGAACGAGCACACGTGAGCCATCATGCAGTCGTATTTCCCAACTCACTATGATAGGCAGAAGAAGTAGTTCCTACCAATAATTTAGATAATCCAAAaatcatagctggactggccatcgggcataccgggcatttgcccggtgggccgatggtgatttttcgtttttatgggccgatgagggtttttttttttttttttcttcgtttttttccataacggtataaacactgaaaggtggtggattggccagatgctgggagaTGTGTAAAACTAACTCAactgtttggtggtggctatggcggagcttccacagattcagtaacattagcaagtggtggaggccagcagatgcaacacgctggcaggtggatgacagaaaggcaggaggagcagagacccgaggcggtgaactgaacttcaggtaagaagttatgacctgcagtctatctgggtcggatataaaccaagtttaggtggagtttatttttgttatgctgactttttacagtcagttacaataactcgtactgcgtactaggtAGCATGACGtagtttatatactgctgggcgggtgctgtgatattattgatgttgaacttgttttatcttatttataaggttagttgttagagtttccaaccgtccaGTAAAAAACGGAATTGTCTCGTATTCGGAGAAAATATttcgcgtttcgtattgaggtgaaaaggaacagtttgtcctggacttcagctacaatgaaaaaaacacaaagctggagttactctgtgtctttgctgcacagctgcttcttcttctttcattctctccccctccctctcctgtttctacttcaatcatgaaaccgatcaatgatcagctgatcagcttttctctcttgtttatttatcgcccactttgcgccagtaagaggaaaccagcggatgtcgcgctaaacaacagcagcacgtttaagcttgatcagctgttgttaaaatttatttaatattaatttctagtatcagctgatgtttgctggagccacagctgtaaaagctgctggtcatgatgtcggtttggttatctggtgagagtgaaacatgaagatgaaaccaggagatgtccttactggatcatcagagctgaacaggtgatggagaaacaggtttaccttttaggtgacatgaatgagttgaagggaagttatgaactgtttctgagagacaaataacaccaggatccttttctaagtagctgacagctggtaactgtgcaggggcgggtctagcaaagttttgccaggggcccaggcagggcattaacagggagaggggggcacagagaaatacttttctttcttattcgcatttaaaatgtctcgcttttaacaaaaaattatctgaatcttacaacaaacattttcatctgatgtaaaatgtatagaaatacattattgtacatagtaattttttttttagggtcccatcataatttcttcagaagtagctaagtactgtttaTGATGCCagcattttcccacattttctagatactgtaccagtactgtgtgtaaaatgccatcaaaaagtcaattaagttttctttctcatctgtctttctatctcctttcactttttaaaggttaccatgttagaaaaaatattttgccctgtcatgctgtttattgatgtggcaaatgaatggtttatgaaaatatatctaaatctgtcatcagtaatcagtaatgatcatATCTCACCTCTAgccttctctgtcttaatttcaggttttcaccatgtgttgtagatagttcaggaggttaactcgaccaagcagtctactttcgggtactgtttagaataccagtatagggaggatggtgtaggtttaagtttattggactgatacatatataccaacaagacagcatacatcactgtgacaacagcgtttgtttttattcaaaggctttatggtttttcctataatacctggtgggccggtctctagtcaaaatgcccgggctgattttttgtcccagtccagccctgccaATAATATAGTTACTTTCCACTGTTTTCTTGTAAATTATAAACTACAAATGTACCCCAAATTACTATAATATTGATGATGTAATACGAAAGTCGATTCTGGAACATAAATCTCTGGTATCGGAAGAACCAATATTTCAGTATTAATGCGCACGATTTGACCATTCAAAGCACCCATACTATAATCGCATTAAAGCTTGCAAGACAGCCACTCAGACTGCAGACCTGACATTCTGATAGAGATCCAGCAAACATTGTTCAGACTTGTTATGATGGGGCTTGTGGTCACATTCTTATGGGTACCGGCGCATCATGGAGTTAAAGGAAATGGAATGGCAGATAGGACAGCAAAAGTTGCAACAAGGAGACCACTGATAGATGTGGTTATTAGTGTGAGTAGGACGGAGCTCAAGAACAGAATATGACACAAAATGAAGGAAAGGTGGCAAAAGCAatgggaggaggagaggaaagggCGATGGTTGTACAATATCCAAAGGAAAGTGGGGGAAATGGGAAGTACAGGAcgaaacaggagagaggagacGATTATATCTCGACTGAGATTTGGGCACAGTGGCTTAAATAGCACATTATTTTTAATAGGTAAACACTGTACAGGGGAGTTTGACTGCAGTAGGGAACAGGAAACAATAGAACATGTTTTATTGCATTGTCAGAAGTATGATATGGAGAGGAGACAGCTGATCAAAAAGCTGGACAATATGAAAGTGAAGTTGgacttgtttgatttatttcgcGTGAGCTCTATGAGTAAAAGTTATCAGGctgtattttggtttttaagACAGACCCATTTGTTCAGAAGAAtttgaatattttcttttcttttcttttaatttatttatttatttgtttaattatttattttttgtcattttggtccacactccacaccagttggtggcggtaatgcaccattttgctgtttgccaACCGTCAATAAACCATattcagaagaagaagaatcgcATTAAAACGGACATAACAGCATCCGAGCGGGTTGGTTCGACAGTGTTGCAAACAATGGTCCACTTCAATGCAGATTTTTGCTAGAAAAGGAGAATTATAGAGAACTCTCGACTAAAAGCTCCACATGGCAGGTAGTAGACTAGAGAGATTTGGAACGGTATTCACAAGGTAAGACCAATGTTTACGCCTTTTATTCAAGTAATGATGAAGCTAATGTGGCTTTTAGCTGTATCCACAATATCGATGATGGTGATACTAGTTCTGGCACTATAAAGAGTCGTTAGTtggtacagtatatgtgctAGCCTTGGGCAGTAATAAGAGTGTTTTATTCAGGCAACACGTGGGTTTACAACTATTAAAataattgaattttaaaaaagggggagggggggcaAACATCCAGCAGAAACATTAGTCACTGGAACTGTCATGATAAAGACAATTGCTGTCATAtgtcccccccaaaaaaataaaaaaataaaaaaaagctagAACGCACTGAAGgttaaagggtttttttaaaaaaacaggcgACATGATGACGTCATCGGCATGCGACAGTAAAAGCTCTGCTCTccatggctgtgtcccaattaagagaccgcacgcttgaagtacgcgcaCTACGTGCAAAtacgagaagtgcggaagtgagaggcttgtgaaatgggacggtctagccttcgtcgcgctgttcaggttgcctagcaaccatgatactaaccgcgagaaacgttaCATACGGCtttgagaaaaaatgttttgttggtcattcatttttgtcatgacatcactttgattagttgagtctctggggctgagaccacgggactgtaaaacatgacatatatatattacagcagtgagcttgaactctgggtcaaataTTCAAgttgtagttatttatatttcctatcaccttaaatcttcacgcAAAGACAAGTAcctttggctacgttcacactgcaggtcttaatgctcaattccgattttttgatcaaatccgattttttttgtctgcttgttcacactacaaataaaatgcgacagcaaacgcgctctagtgtgaacgctcaaagcgacccgcatgcgcaaaagaagacttCACATACAACGCgttctgtttagacccagagcaaacaatattgtttgactgatggcccttaatataaagacttcggactttacgtttcccagtttttgctttaagttattttgttatttacataacctaataattatccttattgctgttttagagaggagcggtgcttcaaaggatagttgcagatttctatcagaatctgcagattatacagtacaaataaaatgttcacattgtcttcccaacagtttcactcacatctacactggatggccaggaagcgttcgcgatgtcttctcgggcgcttctccggcgctgataattggcgtctgtcttgtgtcagtgacataaaagacggatttaatgcgacatgactgttcaaacagcagtcgctttctaaaacatcggatatgtatcggattcagtaccacatatgaaagtgacccagatcggatttgaaaatatcggatttgtgccgttcacactgtcataccatgatcggatatgggtcgcatagggtcaaaaaaatcggatttgatgcgcttttgcctgcagtgtgaacatagcctttgacagtgtatatacagatgtattatacataagagacaaatattgtccgtTTAATTtgttggcattattacatttggctcaatgcttacatatgtgtaaaaacaaaatgtacgagcttcgaaaactgtttctgatagaatgaagagtagactgatatattaaatattcctttattgggtgagaaaatcataccatgtcataactgctttaagtcatacagaatagatatcagagccttaaacaggctgacttctgctaaatgggtcaaactgggcagaaagtatacaaacacataacatccttttagaatatgatgtaacactaaagatcaacttacctcaaaatatataaagcatataaacaattacagcaatatgatgcaacaaacacaccagtactactaatccaaaatactcaaagcttcatagaactgaaacaaacatttatttttaggtccattctgctgctgatacgtACTTtggtttctgaacattaaacttgttgctgcctttcatagtgtttaacttgaaggccctgagtactttctcccacactgaaaacactggaatgataaaattatttgaacattacctaataagactgattcaggacagacaattagttattttaaacttttctagcagtccttcacaaacagggaacagtctgtctattctctcatTCTGTCAGCTCCTGCTggctctttctcctcctcttcctcacacactgctgagtttgtcctggtggatcatcgggggtgcaaagcctcacagatgatgtgcagcagtgggtccctcagtctgtcctcactctggacacttgcagttgtcgcacatggaaatcaaatgtgtgataagctgcaggattcaaacacaagtgtaacttataaatacatgttcatacttttattacacaatcagagagaaagaaacggagagagagtgcaggacagacagacaggtgacagtctcaggtgtatacactgctacaaaacagcacaagagaaggaggatttagtgtttgtgttattacgagtgctaaacaagaagagttcccagatggtccagtggacacatgtgtgactcctgtgattaaagcatctttctttcagcttaacgagtgaactgTCAgttcgttcaaacacacgttgaagtccgtttggctcgacaccaccgaacagaggaggcaatataacatagctaacattaaaaGTGcggtgaatcctgcttgtgccgtgatattcaggactgcaaaccgagcagcattcactgactttcagcttgttgtgtttgtggatatatgactgactttaattatccataaaatcatcacattctctgtaagattaaggtcaactatatatatatattttgaagtagaggctttaaaaccgagttaacgctgaaagtacaaacatcactaatgtcacgtaactttgccgacatgtggccaacagtaatgttttaatgttcttcattattgaacattcgcacataaataagtgacatcatattcagtacttacttttgacagttcactcttcggccgctcccttctgtcGTCTGCCGTATTTtgtggcaaaattatccacacccaccgccgcgctatgaattgtgggatatatgggaccacgaagcaTGCActggaccacgcttgatatttggggaaatcgacggcgcatttggagtatgcatttgaagtacacttcgaattgggacagctgTCGTcacgtggcggtgacgtaatcgcactcaAAATGTgtacttcaagcgtgcggtctcttaattgggacacagcccatCTGATGCTTCTGCCGAAACAGCGCTTGCTGGATGCTGATAAATATTGCAAATACGTGTACCTAGTTAGCGTTAAAGTTCTTACAAACATATTTATTAAATTCTTGAAATAATGTGACCATAAACTTGTTAAACATTTATACAGAGTTTGAGTATTTTAAGCAGCAATCATGGGATGTGAGAGATGACTTGGTTAAAAAATAtctgactttattttattttattttttacttaaaaTTTTTTATAGCATAAACAACTTGCGCAAAAAGAGTTTCAGTATTAGAAGTTGTAATGCCATTCTTTGTAAAGCATTCTCCTGCACAGTTAATGATAAGGAATTGTGTGTTTTCACATCATCAACAGGGTTAGAGATCTGATACGCTCTGGAGTCATAAAGCCAAAGGAAAAACCTCTCTGGTATGATGTGTACAAGACTTTTCCACCAAAGAGGGCCCCACTTCATGTGAAACCAGTTACCAGCCCTTTTGCTAAGAAACAAGGAATTGTGCCTGAAATCTTCTACAGTGAGGATAAAATTAGAACGTAAGTCAACTACTCATGGCAACAAAAATTGTTTTCCTATATCTGAAGGCTCCTTTATAAATATTCAGATGCTaacccagatttttttttttttatatgcaaATACATGAATATAGGCAAAATACATCTAATTTGCatattcttccttttttttctaccAAAACCATAATTCTGATCAGCACAGAGTGGACACACATTTTGGGGATTTAGTCTTGGTTCGGAACAATTGCACATTTTAAACAGTGATTTAAGCTATTGTGATGCTGCAATTTAAGAAGGAAAATGGTCTTTCTATCAACAACACAGTTTATATCTGCTTTACCCACCATAGTGCTGGTTAAAGGTTCACTATTGCTAAGCTGTCAATATCATCAAAAACTTGAGgttattggggtttttttgtttgtttgtttgttttttaaagaagcaCTTGTTCCGACACATTAGTGATTGTCAATAACATGttaataaatttaaatgttaacaTACACAAATTTATACATTTAGATAAAAATGAAGTATGAAattcaacacacacagacataactAAGTGTTGATACTAAGTGAAGCCTACAAAAATATTTCACTAACTTctaacttgttttgttttttttgtttgatttttgtttttgctaggGGATTCTATGAGCAATATGGGAGAGGTTTGCGGGCTCTTGATCTCTCCAAATCAAACTTTGTTTCTACTTGTCAGAGGTATGTTTGACTGTGTTCAGAATAACACACATGGtactccaggctttctgaaaacCTTTTAAAATTTGTCACTGGATATAGATGCTTTTAAACTCAATTTCAATCTAGTACTTGTATTTTTGTTTAGCCATTTATTAATAGTCTATGACTCATTTAAGTAGAGCTTGATGACAAATGGTTCATGGCCAGTAGAAATTCGACATCCATGTTTTGACAGAGAACACAACAAACCAGTGACAATGAAAATAGCACCATGCCGAAGCAATCATGTAGTTGGAATAAAGTTTGATCACATCATGTGAGGTTGATACACAGATCTTAGAAGGGGGGAGCCACCAGCAGAGCATGTGTTAAAGCTTAGGCTACTGCAGTTGTACACATCAGTACATTAGGAATGTGAGcacaataaaagacaaaatgataACAGAGATTTTTAAGGAATACTTGAGTGACGTTACTGAATATGAGTCCATAACAGACAAGGCTCAAAAGACAAGGACATTGTTGAAAAGAAGGGTCAGAGGAATTCAGTAGTGTGCAGAAGCAGTTTTAGCATACATTGCAAACTATGTCAAAACCAAATGCAAGTAACGCAATGGCCCTTTCTCAATTGTCAAGTACGCGAGtccgtactcaccgagaacgcacAGGAGTATGGACTtgcgatttgtacaattggaacaccagtgtacttgatgatgtcacagatccggagtttttactgccgtcccctcttaatttaactgattaatatgttatgaagctttaatctcagccaaaccgatttactcaggaacaaataaaacactgaaaaaaaacaaacattaacatttagaagtgatctaagtgacttgtatatcatgtttaacctcagtagcgaaatctctattaataaaaatagtgtacatgtatgccttaataaaaacaagcaggtgagatgttagaacgcttttatttttattttagtggacactcaaaaATTACAATAGACAGCTGTTGGGGTTTGGAAGAGAactgaacaaatatttaaaatataatctgaTCACTTTGAAGCAGCCTTCAGAATCTCAATGTATtaacatgctgtttttgttcCCGGTGAAAATGTTTCCTACTGAATTGAAATAtatctcagccaaactgatttactcaggaacaaataaaacactgaaataagccaaacattaacatttcgaAGTAATCTAAGAggcttatatatcatgtttaacctgagtagcgaaagaccgcaggggggttgaaaacgatgtgccgggagtccgctgttctcaccggctctagtgatcCTCGACCTCCCGGTCTGCTAtggagctggtgggtaacagacgtctccgaaaacgtcagaGCACGTTTGGAAATGtatgatatcttgataaatcgagcagatactTGAagcttacacagctacattctcgcttgaaaataacttaaaagtttattttgtgaaccagaaagagtaatatttaaaagtttttagccACGCTCCTTTGCCATTGCCGCTTTTAGGTtatggacgaaatgcattctgggatatttagctgtaccaagtacACACAAGTCAcgaccgatgcatgctcgataaaacaggcggagcgagaacacatccagGAACTTTTTGCGCTCTCGGCTTGATACTTGGTCTGACAGATGACGTATCatgagtacacgagaacgcaagtatgcATATTGAGACAGGCCCCATGAATCATTTTTACTACACATACACCCACCACTCGTAAGttaaatctatgaaaaatgcccacaataacagtttgacaggcagttttcacatttttcctcTTATCACTTTAATCCCGCAGGTTTGTTGACAAGTACAGAGAGTTAAAAAGCCATGGCATGCTGGATAACTCCTCTTTGTTTGAAGAGACTGCGAAGGCTTTACTTAAAGAAGGTATCATCCTGAGAAGGCGAGGAGCTCCTCCTGTAAGACTCTTGTTATAAATATTACTTTGGGTTCCTACAAAAATGTTGTTGGCCTGTTTTGACATGGTCACATTTTTGCAAGCTGCAAACTATCTCATGCCAGTCAGCTAAATTATGTTGTCGTGTGAAAACGACAGGTTTTACTAAAGAAAAAGATGCCAAGTACATCCAAAGATTTCTCTAATCCGTCAAAAGTTTGggcacaccttctcatttaatagtttttctttatttttaccacttttacattttagaaaCATACTAAAGACATCAAATATGTGAAGCAAGATATAGATATAGCAAAGGAAGATATAGATatagcaaaagaaaacaaagataaataactctaaatatatggtatattttagattcctgaaAGTAGCCACTCTTGGCTTTGTTGGCATTGCTGCAAACCCTTTGCATTTTCTCAATTagcatgatgtagtcacctgaaatggttttcacttcacagatGTGCCTTGTCAGTGTTCATTTttggaatttcttgccttcttaatggggttgggaccatcTTTTGTGTTGTGCAGAGGTCAGGGTCGTACACAGCTCAgagccctatttgacaactgttagctgattggttctttccataatatgaattctaagtaaagagaaatgacagtcCATCAtaactttaagaactgaaggtcagtcagtccggaaaattgctaaaactttgaacGTGTCCCCAAGTCCTGAAACCAGCGTTCGTGTCTGTTTAGGcggaggttgtttggtttccccaatGTGTAAATCATGGCAATTCTTCTGGCACTGGCAATGGGAGACCCGATCCATTGCCAGTTCTACCCCTTGGTCCTTGGGGTAGACCaaactttgtgtttcagtgtttaaaagccactgagataatatgatttatttttaatacatttgcGAAAACTTTAGGCAAACTTCGCTCTTTCATTTGGGGGTATGGTGGTGGTATTGGCTGTATGGATttttgaggtaaaaaaaaaatttaatccattttggaataaggctataataaaatgttaaactaGTGACGCACTATAAATGCTTcatgtcgtgtgtgtgtgtgtgtgtgtgtgtgtgtgtgtgtgtgtgtgtgtgtgtgtgtgtgtgtgtgttttaaagaatAAATCTGAATCCAGGGATCCTGTGCTTGACCTGAAACTGATAGACATGTTGGCAGAGCAGCAGTCAGCTGGGACTG
The genomic region above belongs to Oreochromis aureus strain Israel breed Guangdong linkage group 14, ZZ_aureus, whole genome shotgun sequence and contains:
- the mrps23 gene encoding 28S ribosomal protein S23, mitochondrial, whose amino-acid sequence is MAGSRLERFGTVFTRVRDLIRSGVIKPKEKPLWYDVYKTFPPKRAPLHVKPVTSPFAKKQGIVPEIFYSEDKIRTGFYEQYGRGLRALDLSKSNFVSTCQRFVDKYRELKSHGMLDNSSLFEETAKALLKEGIILRRRGAPPNKSESRDPVLDLKLIDMLAEQQSAGTDTTKTTEDKNS